A genome region from Anastrepha ludens isolate Willacy chromosome 3, idAnaLude1.1, whole genome shotgun sequence includes the following:
- the LOC128858396 gene encoding uncharacterized protein LOC128858396, with protein sequence MSTTELWFDDSSDDERLVELARSRKQLRDASNHLEMASTEFLKNFRLSKEPFVNLLSSTENQLQQCTRAKLIPNILKLATVLRVCAQGSYQLSIGNEGMLGLAQPNVYDDAEDIEVESNNGELENIRNEILRIL encoded by the exons atgagtacaacggagttgtggttcgacgattcatcggacgatgaaagattagtggaactagctagaagtaggaaACAATTGAGGGACGCATCCAAccacctagaaatggcttccactga atttttaaagaactttagattatctaaagagccgtttgtgaacctactgtccagtacagaaaaccagttgcagcagtgcacccgagccaaattgattccaaatattttaaagctagccacagttctgcgagtttgtgctcagggatcgtaccaattgagtattggtaatgaaggtatgctaggacttgctcaacccaatgtgtacgatgatgctgaagatattgaagtggagtcaaataacggagaattagaaaacataagaaatgaaattttgagaatattatag